The DNA window CTATGCCCGCGATGAAAGCGGCGGGCAGGAAGCGGGCTACGGCATTGAGACCGAGGCTTCGGTCCTGCCGGGCGAGGTGATCGAGGCGGCAGGCGCTGCAGCGGAGGCGCTCGCCGCGATCCGCGTGCCGCTGATCCGGCTCGGCGGCAGGCTGGAGGCGATCATCGCCGATCCGCCGGACTGGCTGGATGGTCAGGGCCGCGCCCGGATCGAGGGGGCGCGCCATTCGCTCTCGTGGCGGGTCGAACTGCTCGCCGCATGGGAGGCCCTGCTCGATCGGCTCGGCGGGCCGGCCGATCCCGAATTCGTCGACTGGCTCGCGGTAGACCGCAACGACGCGCGCGAATTCGACGTGGCGATCCATCGCCGCTGGCTCGACCCGATGAAGCCCTTTGCCCGCGTCGTGCTGGAACCCGCGCACGGAGTGATGCTGACAAGCGCCACTCTCACCGACCGGATAGGCAGCGCAACGGGCGATTCCCGGGGCGCGGAATGGGACAGCGCGATCGCGCGCTCGGGCGCGGCGCATGTCGACTGCGCGCCGATGCTGACCAGTGCGAGCAGCCCGTTCGACTATGCCAGCCGCGCCGAGGTCCTGATCGTCACCGATATCCGCAAGGGCGACCTGCCCGCCCTCGCCGGGGCCTATGCGCGGATCATCGAGGCGTCCGAAGGCGGCGTGCTCGGCCTGTTCACCGCGATCCGGCGGATGCGCGCGGTCCATGGGCGCATCGCCGACCGGCTCGCCCGCGCAGGGCTCCCGCTCTACGCCCAGCATGTCGACCCGATCGACACCGGCACGCTGGTCGACATCTTCCGCGACGATCCCCGCGCGAGCCTGCTCGGCACCGATGCGCTGCGCGACGGGGTCGACGTGCCGGGACGGTCGCTGCGCTGCGTCGCCCTTGAATCGGTGCCCTGGCCGCGCCCGGACATCCTCCACAAGGCCCGCCGCGCCGCCGCTGCCGAGGCCGGGGGATCGGGCAGCCAGTACGACGATCGCATCATCCGCGCGAAACTCGCGCAAGGGTTCGGAAGGCTGATCCGGGGCAAGGAGGATGCGGGCCATTTCATCGTCCTTTCGCCGGCCTTCCCTTCGCGCCTGCTCTCGGCCTTTCCCGAAGGCACGGCGATCCGGCGAGTGACTCTCGACCAGGCGCTGGCGCGCATTTCGGCGGGCCTGATCGGCCCCGACGAGCCTGCGGAAGCGGGCATCGAAAACGAGGAGGCGCGGACATGATAGGCGATCTCGACAGCGCGCTGAGGGCAGTCGCGATCGGCGCCTGGCTGCTCCTGCTCGCGCAATATGCGGGCGTTGCGATGCGGGGCGAACTGCGCCTGCCGCTCGCGCTCATCGTGCTCGCGAACATCGCCGCGATGCTGGCGGGCGGGGGCCTGCTGCTGGCGTCGAGCCCGGCCGAGTCCGTCATCCTGATGCTCGCCGCGCTCGCGCCGTTCGCTGTCTGGCTTTCCGTCCTGCGACTGATCGGGCAGGGACCGGAGCCGCGCACCGCTCTTGTCGCGGCGCTGGCGGTGGGGGCTAGCTGGGCCGCGGTGCGCTATGCCGGACCTGCGGGCGAACCCGCCTTCTATGCGCTGCGGGTCCTGTCCTTTCTCTTCGCCGCCGACATCGTCAGGGCGGCAATGGCGGGCCGCGCACGCGACACGGTCCCCGCCCGCCGCGCGCTGCGCAGCTGGCTCGCCCCGCTCGCCGCGCTGCAGGCCGGGCTTGCGCCTCTTGCCGGTATCATCCTCGGCCCGGGCGCGTTTCCCGCTCCGATCTCACTGGCCCATGCCGCGCTCACGCTGACGCTCGCGATCCTGCTCGCGCTCGCCCTGTTCGTTCCCGAGCGCGCCCTGCTCGACTGAGGCTGCGCGCTTTCCCTTTACAGCACCGGCATGCTCGTGTTGGAGGAGCGTGTCGCCGGAATGTTCGCGAGGGAGCGCGAGAGGGTTCATGAAGCTGCTCGGATTGCTGCGCCACGCCAAGTCCGACTGGGGCGATGCCTCCTCACGCGATTTCGACCGCGGCCTGAACGAGCGCGGACGGCGCGGGGCAAAAGCGATCGGCGCGCATATCCGCGATCACGGGACGAAATGGGATATCCTGCTCGCCAGCCCGGCGGTGCGGGTCAAGGAGACGCTCGCCGTCGCGCTGCCCGAAATCGAGCCGGTTTTCGACACGCGGCTCTATCTCGCCGGTTACGAAACCATCCTCGAGGCGGTGCAGAATCATGCCGCCGACACCCCCAAGGAACCGGGCGCGATGCTCGTCTCGGGACACAATCCGGGCCTGCAGGAGCTGATCCTCGAACTCGTTTCACCGAGCCATGAAAGCGACCTGTTCCGCGAGGCCGCGATCAAGTTCCCGACCGCCGCCTACGCCATCCTCGAATGCCCTGTCGATTCGTGGGCGGACCTGCGCCCGCGCACGGCGAAGCTCGCCCATTTCGCGCGGCCCCGCGATCTCGACCCCGAGCTGGGTCCGCAGCGCTAGGACGGGCGCGCGGTCAGGAATGCCATGTTGCCCTCGCGCCGCGCCGCGATCGGCCTTGCCAGCCTGGATGCCGAATCCTCCAGCCGCGCTACCAGTTCCGCCAGCCGCCGGGGTGCGGCGACCTCGCCAGCGCGGTGCAGCGCGCCGAGATAGAGCCGCCCGGGGCCGCGATCCGCGACGAGACTGCTCGCGAAAACCTGCCCGCCGGGGACGGTGACCCGCGCCAGTTCGCGCGCGCGCGCGGCGATGTCCTCGAACAGATGCAGCACGCCCTGAGCGAGGACCGCGCCGAACGCGCCGTCGATGAACGGCAGGTCGAACAGGTCGGCCTGGAGGAACAGCACATGGTCCGGCACGCCCCCGGCCACGCGTCCGATCCGCTCACGCGCCGCCGCCAGCATGTCGAGCGACAGGTCCACCAGCATGGTCGGCCGCCCGGAACGCGCATGAACCCCGGCGGTCGAGACGAGCGTCCCGCAGCCCGCATCGAGGAGCGCTCCGGTCCCGCTTTCCGACGCGGCGTGCGCGAATTCCTCGTAAGACGCAGGTGAGGTGCCCCAGGCGAGCCGGTTGTAGAGCGCATTTCCGATCAGCGCGTCGTAAAGCCGCGCGCGCCCGTCATAGGACTGTCCTTCGACAGGGCGGGAAAGCGCGGACCAGATCCCCGGCCTTGCCTCGATCGGCTCGATCCCCGGCGCGAAGAGGTCGCGCAAATCCTTCGCCCCGTCCGTCATCGCCCTGCCCTTTCGCCCGTTACAGCAGGCTCTGCTGCGTCCCCCGGCCCTTGACCCAGCTTTCATCGGTGCGATCGAGCGCGATGTCGCCGCCCCACGGCCGGCAGAGCGCCTTCGCCTCCTCGGGCGAGCCCTGCACCCAGCCCGCATAGTCATCCGGCGCGAGGAGGACGGGCATGCGGGTATGCACGTCCTCGGCGGCAGAGCTGGCGCTTTCGGTCATCACCATCGAATAGCATGCGCCCCATTCCTCGCTTTCCCGCCACACGCCCGCCGCGGCGAAGATCGGTGCATCGGGCAGGGAAAGCCATGTCCGGGTCTTGGCGCCTTTCGGCCCTTCCGCCTCGGCCCAGCCGGTAAGCGGGATGAGGCAGCGCCGCTCCTCGAAGGAATATCGCCAGAAGAAGCTGTCCAGCTTGTCGGTGCGGCAATTGTTGACCGGCTTGGGCTTCAAGGGCTGGCCGCTCCTGCCCTTCATCACGAGCGGAAAGCCCCATACCATCGCGCGCACCTGTCCTCCGGCAGCGACGAGGCCGGGATAGCCGGGATAGACCTCTTCGCCATGGTTCGCCCCGCCAGCCGCGTTCACCGCGTCGAACCAGGCGGCGACCTCGTCCGCGTTCTTGGTCATGCGGTAGAGGTTGCACATCAGGCGAACCCCACCACGAAACACGCCGCCGCCATCAGCGCGCCCGCCCAGCGGTTCGAACGGAAGCGCTCGAGCGGATTGGCGGGGTCCTCCGCATCGAGTGTTGCGACCTGCCATGCGAGGTGACCCGCGACCGGGAGCAGGGCGGCGAGCGCCAGCGGATCGGGCCTGAAAAGCCAGAAGCCGAGCGCCCACAGCCCGATCGTCGCGGCATAGAATCCCGCTATCCCCGCATGGACCCGGGCGCCCATGGCAAGCGCGGAAGAGCGGATGCCGACCAGCGCATCGTCCTCGCGGTCCTGCAGGGCGTAGATCGTGTCGTATCCGATCACCCAGCAGATGCACCCGGCATAGAGCGCGCCGATCGCGTCCCAGTGATCGAGCCTCAATTGCGTCCAGCTCACCAGCAGGCCCCAGTTGAACACCATTCCAAGCCATGCCTGCGGCCACCAGGTAATCCGTTTCATGAAGGGATAGGCGGCAACAAGAGCAAGGCTGGCGAGCGCGACGGCTTGCGCCTCGATGCGCAATTGCAGCAGCACTCCAAGACCCACCATGCTGAGACAGACGAGCCAGATCCACGCCGTGCGCTTTGACACGCGCCCGCTCGCAACCGGCCTCGCGGCGGTGCGCGCGACGCTGGCATCGAGCTTTGCATCGACGATATCGTTGTAGACGCAGCCCGCCCCGCGCATCGCGATGGCCCCTGCAAGATAGAGGCCGAGCAAAGCCCCGAGCGCCTCCCACGGCACGCCGTATCCGCCCAGCAGCGTGCCGAAGGCGCAGGGCCAGAACAGCAGCCACCACCCGATCGGCCGGTCGAACCGGGCAAGCTGGGCAAGATCGCGCGGAAGCTGCGGCAGGCGCTCGACCAGCCCGCGATGTTCGGAATCGGGAACGACGTGCTCGCTCATGCCCCCTCCCTACACATCCGCGAGGCAGAGGCGAAGGCGGGAATGGGCCGCGGTGCCCTCGCTGGTTCGCGTAATGCAGACGGGGGTGACAGACTGGGAAGGTTCGCCCGTTGGATACGGCCTCGGCGAATCCTCCGCGCCTGCTTTGGCGTGCTGGATCTGCCTGCGCTCCCTTGCCAAGCCGCCTTTGCGCCCTTCCTGTAGGATCGGGTCCCGCGCGGCCGGCGGGGTGCGACACATCCGTTCAGGCGAAAGTCCGGGTTTTCGCGCGCTCTTCGGCGAGCGCCGCGCGCCAGCCGACGATCGCGGCGATGAACATCACGACATTGCCCGCGAAATCGAGCATCCCGATGGAGGTGAGCACAGGCACCTCGTAATGGAAATACCAGTTGAAGACGAAGAACGGGATCAGCAGCACGGCGTAGAGCGCGAAAGTCCGCGAAGTCCATTTCGACGCCAGCGCGACCAGTCCGAACAGCACCGCCTGCGCCCCGAAACAGGCGAGCGCGAAACGGGTGATGAAGGCATCGTCGCGGTAGGCCTCGGTCACGGCAAGTTCGATCACGCTGGCAGGCGCGACCAGCGCCCAGCCCCCCAGGACCAGGAATATTGCGGCGATGAGGAACTGGCAGAATCGGGCAATCATGCCTTGCTCGATACCGTTTGCCGCGCCTAGTGGGAAGCCATGCCCGCGACCCCCAACTGGCCTCCGAAAAGCGCCCCGCGCCTGTTCGTCGAACCCGAACTCGCCGCCGGGCAGCAGCGCGTGATCGAGGGCAATCCCGCCCATTACCTGGCCCGCGTCATGCGCGTCGCGCCGGGCGATGCCGTCATCCTGTGCGACGATGCGACCGGCGAATGGGCCGCGCGCGTGGTGGAGGCGGACAAGCGCAGCGTCACTCTCGAAGTGGCGGAACGCCTGCGCGAACGCGAAGAGGTGCCCGACCTCTGGCTGTGCCCGGCGCTGCTCAAGAAGGACCGCTTCGACCTCGTGCTCGAAAAGGCGACCGAACTGGGCGCCGCGCGCATCCAGCCCGTCCTCACCCGCCGCTGCGTCGCCGACAAGCTCAATGTCGGGCGCGCCAGCACGATCATCACCGAGGCGGCTGAGCAATGCGCCCGCACCGCGCTGCCGGAAATCGGCGATCCGGTGAAGCTCGACGCGCTGCTGGGCGACTGGCCCGAAACCCGCGCCCTGTTCTTCGCCGACGAGGATGGCGGTGAGCCTGTCGCCGACGCCTTCTGCTACCATGACGGCCCGGCCGCGATCCTGATCGGCCCCGAAGGCGGTTTCGACGATGCGGAACGCGCCGCGATCCGCGCCCATCCTGCCGCCCGCCCGGTAAGCCTCGGCCCGCGCATCCTGCGCGGCGAGACGGCGGCGATCGCCGCGCTCGCGGTGTGGATGGCCGAAGCGGGCGACTGGCTGGACGACGAATGAGCCTGCACGGCCGCCGCAACTTTGCGCTTCCCACGCCGCGGTCGGTTTTCTAGGGCAACGCACCGGGAGACATCCATGAGCACACGCGAGACCTCCAGCATCGACGAACCTGCCATCGAGGGGATGGAGGATCTCGTCGCACCGATGCTGCGCGGCGAAAAACCCGCATCCGACTGGCGCATCGGGACCGAGCACGAAAAGCTCGTCTACAAGCGCAAGGACTTCCGCGCGCCGTCCTATGACGAACCCTGCGGCATCCACGACCTGCTCATGAACCTTCGCGAATTCGGCTGGGAGCCGGTCGAGGAAGGCGGAAAGGTCATCGCGATGCGCGGCGAAGACGGCACGGTCAGCCTCGAACCGGCGGGCCAGCTCGAACTGTCGGGCGCGCCGCTCGAAAACCTGCACCAGACCTGCGCGGAGACGGGGCGGCATCTTGAACAGGTCAAGAAGGTCGGCGAGGCCTGCGGCGTGTCCTATCTCGGCCTCGGCATGTGGCCGGACAAGACCCGCGATGAACTGCCCGTCATGCCCAAGGGCCGCTATGAGATCATGATGCGGCACATGCCCCGGGTCGGCAATCTCGGGCTCGACATGATGCTGCGGACCTGCACCATCCAGGTCAATCTCGACTATTCATCCGAAGCCGACATGGTGAAGAAATTCCGCGTCGGCCTCGCGCTGCAACCGCTGGCGACCGCGCTGTTCGCCAATTCGCCCTTCACCGAAGGCAGGCCCAACGGCTATCTTTCCTATCGCAGCCACATCTGGTCCGACACCGATCCGCACCGCACCGGCATGCTGCCCTTCGTGTTCGAGGACGGCTTCGGCTATGAACGCTGGGCGCAGTACATGCTCGACGTGCCGATGTATTTCGTGTTTCGCGACGGGAAATACATCGATGCGGCGGGCCTGTCATTTCGCGATTTCCTCGAGGGCAGGCTTTCGGTCCTCCCGGGCGAGCGGCCCACGGCGAGCGATTGGTGGGACCACCTTTCCACGGCCTTTCCCGAAGTGCGGCTCAAGAGCTTTCTCGAAATGCGCGGTGCCGATGGCGGGCCGTGGAGCCGGATCTGCGCCCTGCCCGCTTTCTGGGTCGGCCTGCTCTACGATCAGGGCGCCCTCGATGCGGCGTGGGAACTGGTCAAGGACTGGTCGATGGAAGAGCGCGAGCGGCTGCGCAATGAAGTGCCGAGGCTCGCGCTCGACACGCGGCTTCCCGGCGGGACCGGGACGATGAAGGACCTGGGGCGCGAAGTGCTGGGGATCGCGCATGGCGGCCTTGCCGCGCGCTCCCGGCTCAATTCCAGCGGCGACAACGAAACCGGCTATCTCGAAACGCTCGACGAAATCGTCGCGACCGGCAAGGTCCCTGCCCAGCGCCTGCTCGACGCCTATCACGGCGAATGGAACGGCGACATTTCGCGGGTCTACAAATATTCGTTCTGATGCGGCGGGCGGCCAGCACGGCCGCTATTCGGCTGGCTCCGCAACCGCGCCGCGCGCGCTTCCCGGGCCGCGCCCGATCGCACGCACCAGCCGGGCAAGCGGCGCGGTGATGAGCCCGTGCTGATCCATCCACGCATGGTATTCGCGGTACTTCGCATCCTCGGCAAGGAGATGCGCCTCCTCGGTCCTGGCGCGCCAGTAATAGATCGCGTTGACGAGCAGCAGGAAGAAACAGTTGCGCACCGCGTCGGCGGCGGAATTGCTGGTGACGAGAAAGGGCATGACCGTAAGCCACCAGAACAGGTTCTTCGACAGATAGGCCGGGTGGCGGGTGAAGCGATACGGCCCGTTCGTCAGCACGCCGCGATAGGTGAGGTTTGAAAAGCGGATGCCGAAGGCAATCGTCGCCCAGGCATAGACAAGCGTCAGGAACACGATCATCCCCGCCCACAGCCACAAGAGCGCGGGCTGGCCTTCGAGCCAGTAGCCCCAGCCCGCGACATTGCGTTCATAGGACAGGATCTGGTTGCCGTTGCCGATGATCCCCCACACGAATGGCGGGTAACACAGCAGCGCCGCAATCCACCCGCCGAGGAAGGGATTGCCCGAACGGATATGCGCATCGAGCGGGCGCAGGGTGAGCAGATATCCAACGGTCCCGATCTGCACGTCGATCACGAACAGCAGCGCAACGAGGAACATGGCAAGCTCGACCGGGTTGCCCAGCATCTGCGCGGGGCTCGCTTCGACCACCTGCGCGAAACCGCCGGGCAGGATGGAGATCATGAAGGCGCTGAAAAACCCCTTTATCAGCCAGGCGCGCCAGTGCTTTGCGAGCTGCGACTTCTCCCAGCCTTCGCGGCCCGCGATCATCGCGCCGAAGTGCCAGGTCGAATCCCTGGGCTCCACCATGAACCGGTCGAGCCACAGGACATAGGGCACCGACAGCGCCATGAGCGGGATGAGCGCGGCGGCGAGAACCTCCATGGCGAACACATACGATCCGTCCCAGTACCACCGGCCAAGGCCGTAAAGCGCCGCGAGCCCGGCGAAGGTCGCCCACAGCCCAACGAGCTTGACGAGGCTGATGGGCCATGTCTCGGCGAACGGCCGCCGAAGCGTCCAGTCGATCCCGGTCGAGGGACGCAGATGCACCCGGTCCACCAGCACCGACCACGCCACCATCGGCCCTGCGGTGAAAACCATCGCGGCAAGCGCGGCATACGGCCCCGAAAGGACCCCGCGCGCGCCCGACAATGCGCCCGAAAGACCCAGCGTGTCGGCGATCAGGGGATAGGTGCGGCAGACGAGAATCCACACGAGCAGGCCGAGCAGGCCCGCAAGGCCCACGCCTGCCGACACGTCGCTTTCGGGCCTTCGACCTTCTGGCAGGCGCGCGGGCGCGCTCGGGAGGGATTCGGCGCTCATCAGGCGCTGAGCCTTAGCGCGAAGTGGTTAACGACCCGCTCAGACCTTGCGCCTTGCAAACAGGCCTATTTCCAGGCGTGGATCGTCCCGCTGTCGTCGAGCACGTAGAGGAACCCGTCGGCCACGATCGGCGGTAGGCTCACGGGCTGGTCGATGTCCGCGAACATCGCGGCCGAACCCTCGCCGACCGAAATCTTCCAGATTTCCCCGCGCGAGCTTGCCACCCACAGATTGTTGCCGGCAGGCACCGGGCCGGTCCAGAAGATCGGGCCCTTCTTGTCCTTCTCGTCGCGGAATTGCCGGAGCTGCGTGATCCAGCGCACCCGCCCGCTCGACCGGGCGATGGCGAGCAGGCGCGCATCGTCGGTGAGGGTGAAGATCCACTCGCCCGCGATCGCCGGGGTGGAAATGCCCGCAAGCGTCAGTTCCCAGATGCGCTGCCCGGTGACGAGTTCATAGGCCGCCATGCGCCCGCCCTGGCCCAGCGCGTAGACGCGCCCCGAATCGATGATCGGATCGGCGTCGATATCGGTGAGCGAGGACACCTGCGTCGAGATGTTGGTGCGCGCCAGCGCGTCGGCCCACAGCGGCCGCCCGTTCTCGTAACGATAGGCCGACAGTTCGCCGGACGAATATCCCGCGATGAC is part of the Erythrobacter litoralis genome and encodes:
- a CDS encoding SixA phosphatase family protein translates to MKLLGLLRHAKSDWGDASSRDFDRGLNERGRRGAKAIGAHIRDHGTKWDILLASPAVRVKETLAVALPEIEPVFDTRLYLAGYETILEAVQNHAADTPKEPGAMLVSGHNPGLQELILELVSPSHESDLFREAAIKFPTAAYAILECPVDSWADLRPRTAKLAHFARPRDLDPELGPQR
- a CDS encoding class I SAM-dependent DNA methyltransferase, whose protein sequence is MTDGAKDLRDLFAPGIEPIEARPGIWSALSRPVEGQSYDGRARLYDALIGNALYNRLAWGTSPASYEEFAHAASESGTGALLDAGCGTLVSTAGVHARSGRPTMLVDLSLDMLAAARERIGRVAGGVPDHVLFLQADLFDLPFIDGAFGAVLAQGVLHLFEDIAARARELARVTVPGGQVFASSLVADRGPGRLYLGALHRAGEVAAPRRLAELVARLEDSASRLARPIAARREGNMAFLTARPS
- a CDS encoding SOS response-associated peptidase, whose product is MCNLYRMTKNADEVAAWFDAVNAAGGANHGEEVYPGYPGLVAAGGQVRAMVWGFPLVMKGRSGQPLKPKPVNNCRTDKLDSFFWRYSFEERRCLIPLTGWAEAEGPKGAKTRTWLSLPDAPIFAAAGVWRESEEWGACYSMVMTESASSAAEDVHTRMPVLLAPDDYAGWVQGSPEEAKALCRPWGGDIALDRTDESWVKGRGTQQSLL
- the ubiA gene encoding 4-hydroxybenzoate octaprenyltransferase, which gives rise to MSEHVVPDSEHRGLVERLPQLPRDLAQLARFDRPIGWWLLFWPCAFGTLLGGYGVPWEALGALLGLYLAGAIAMRGAGCVYNDIVDAKLDASVARTAARPVASGRVSKRTAWIWLVCLSMVGLGVLLQLRIEAQAVALASLALVAAYPFMKRITWWPQAWLGMVFNWGLLVSWTQLRLDHWDAIGALYAGCICWVIGYDTIYALQDREDDALVGIRSSALAMGARVHAGIAGFYAATIGLWALGFWLFRPDPLALAALLPVAGHLAWQVATLDAEDPANPLERFRSNRWAGALMAAACFVVGFA
- a CDS encoding 16S rRNA (uracil(1498)-N(3))-methyltransferase → MPATPNWPPKSAPRLFVEPELAAGQQRVIEGNPAHYLARVMRVAPGDAVILCDDATGEWAARVVEADKRSVTLEVAERLREREEVPDLWLCPALLKKDRFDLVLEKATELGAARIQPVLTRRCVADKLNVGRASTIITEAAEQCARTALPEIGDPVKLDALLGDWPETRALFFADEDGGEPVADAFCYHDGPAAILIGPEGGFDDAERAAIRAHPAARPVSLGPRILRGETAAIAALAVWMAEAGDWLDDE
- a CDS encoding glutamate--cysteine ligase; protein product: MSTRETSSIDEPAIEGMEDLVAPMLRGEKPASDWRIGTEHEKLVYKRKDFRAPSYDEPCGIHDLLMNLREFGWEPVEEGGKVIAMRGEDGTVSLEPAGQLELSGAPLENLHQTCAETGRHLEQVKKVGEACGVSYLGLGMWPDKTRDELPVMPKGRYEIMMRHMPRVGNLGLDMMLRTCTIQVNLDYSSEADMVKKFRVGLALQPLATALFANSPFTEGRPNGYLSYRSHIWSDTDPHRTGMLPFVFEDGFGYERWAQYMLDVPMYFVFRDGKYIDAAGLSFRDFLEGRLSVLPGERPTASDWWDHLSTAFPEVRLKSFLEMRGADGGPWSRICALPAFWVGLLYDQGALDAAWELVKDWSMEERERLRNEVPRLALDTRLPGGTGTMKDLGREVLGIAHGGLAARSRLNSSGDNETGYLETLDEIVATGKVPAQRLLDAYHGEWNGDISRVYKYSF
- a CDS encoding methyltransferase family protein is translated as MSAESLPSAPARLPEGRRPESDVSAGVGLAGLLGLLVWILVCRTYPLIADTLGLSGALSGARGVLSGPYAALAAMVFTAGPMVAWSVLVDRVHLRPSTGIDWTLRRPFAETWPISLVKLVGLWATFAGLAALYGLGRWYWDGSYVFAMEVLAAALIPLMALSVPYVLWLDRFMVEPRDSTWHFGAMIAGREGWEKSQLAKHWRAWLIKGFFSAFMISILPGGFAQVVEASPAQMLGNPVELAMFLVALLFVIDVQIGTVGYLLTLRPLDAHIRSGNPFLGGWIAALLCYPPFVWGIIGNGNQILSYERNVAGWGYWLEGQPALLWLWAGMIVFLTLVYAWATIAFGIRFSNLTYRGVLTNGPYRFTRHPAYLSKNLFWWLTVMPFLVTSNSAADAVRNCFFLLLVNAIYYWRARTEEAHLLAEDAKYREYHAWMDQHGLITAPLARLVRAIGRGPGSARGAVAEPAE